A stretch of DNA from Micromonospora sp. WMMD1155:
GATGAACGCGTTCGCCCTGGTGGACCTCCTGGAGAACGGCGGCCCCAACGGCGGGCCGGCCTACGACGGGCCCCGGCACTTCGACTACAAGCCCTCCCGCACCGAGGACATGGACGGTGTCTGGGCCTCCGCGGCGGCCAACATGAGCACCTACCTGCTGCTCAAGGAGCGCGCCGCGGCGTTCCGCGCCGACCCCGAGGTGGTCGAGGCGCTCGCCGCCAGCAAGGTCGGCGACCTGAACACGCCGACGCTCAACGACGGCGAAGGTTACGAGGAGTTCCTGGCGGACCGGTCCGCGTTCGAGGACGTCGACGTCGACGCGGTGGCCGCCCGGGGCTTCGCCTTCGTCCGGCTCAACCAGCTCGCCGTCGAGCACCTGCTCGGCGCCCGCTGAGGCCCCGCCATGCCGTTGGTCGCGGGCGTCGACTCGTCCACCCAGTCCTGCAAGGTGGTCATCCGGGACGCGGAGACCGGTGCCCTGCTCCGGCAGGGTCGCGCCGCGCACCCGGATGGCACCGAGGTCGACCCGGAAGCCTGGTGGCAGGCGCTGCGTAGCGCCGCCGACGAGGCCGGCGGGTTGGCCGACGTGGCCGCGATCTCCGTCGCCGGCCAGCAACACGGCATGGTGTGCCTCGACGAGGACGGCCGGGTGGTGCGCCCGGCACTGCTGTGGAACGACACCCGGTCCGCCGACGCCGCCGCCGACCTCGTCGAAGAGGCCGGCGGCGGTGCGGCCGGGCGTCGGTTCTGGGCGGAGGCCACCGGCAGTGTGCCGGTGGCCAGCTTCACCCTCACGAAGCTGCGCTGGCTGGCCCGGCACGAGCCGGAGCAGGCCGCCCGGGTGGCCGCCGTGTGCCTGCCACACGACTGGCTGACCTGGCGGTTGGCCGGCACGCCGGGATTGGGCGCGCTGCGCACCGACCGGGGGGATGCCAGCGGCACCAGCTACTGGTCGCCGGCCACCGGCGAATACCGGCTGGACCTCTTGGAGCAGGGCTTCGGGCGGCGACTGATCGTTCCGGAGGTGCTCGGGCCGGCGGAGTCGGCGGGGAAGCTCGCCGACGATCTGGGTGGGCCGGGCGGCGCGTTGCTCGGCGCGGGCACCGGTGACAACGCCGCCGCCGCGCTCGGCGTCGGCGCCGGCCCGGGTGACGTGATCGTCTCCATCGGCACCTCCGGCACGGTGTTCAGCGTCGCCGACGTGCCGGCCGGCGACGAGAGCGGCGCGGTGGCGGGCTTCGCCGACGCGTCCGGTCGTTTCCTTCCGCTGGTCGCCACGCTCAACGCGGCCCGGGTGCTGGACGCGGCCGCCGCGATGCTCGGCGTCAGCCTGGACGAGCTGGCCGACCTGGCGCTCTCCGCACCGGCCGGGGCGGGCGGGCTGGTCATGGTGCCCTATCTGGAAGGGGAGCGGACCCCCAACCGTCCGCTCGCCACCGGAGCGATGCACGGCCTGACCCTGCGCACGTCGACCCCAGCGCACCTGGCCCGGGCCGCCGTGGAGGGGATGCTCTGCGCGCTCGCCGACGGTCTGGACGCGCTGACCGCACAGGGCGCCACCGCCCGCCGGGTCATCCTGGTCGGCGGCGGGGCCCGGTCCGCCGCGGTGCGTCGGATCGCGCCGCAGGTCTTCGGCTGCCCGGTCGTCGTCCCGCCGGCGGGGGAGTACGTCGCCGACGGGGCCGCCCGCCAGGCCGCCTGGGTCGCCCTGGGTGGTCCCACGCCGCCGGTCTGGGCGGTCGAGGGCACCGAGGAGTACGCGGCCGAGCCCGTCCCCGCCGTGCGTGAGCAGTACGCGGCGGCTCGCGGACTGGTTCTCGACCGGCGCTGACCGTCGGGATCGACGCGGGTGGGTGCCGGGGACAGCTGACCGGCACCCACCCGCGTGACGACGTCCTCAGCCGCGTCTGGTTGGCTGCCGGTCATGACGGTGACCAGTGGCGGGTCTGGCCGATGCCCGCACGGCCGGGGCGGCGGCCCGGCGCACCGGTTGTACAGCGTCGTGGTGTTCGTGCTGCTCGCCTCACTGGACAACGTGGCGATCGGGCTGGTCCCGCCGCTGTACGGCCCGATCTCCGACGCGTTCGACGTGTCCGGGCGACTGCTCGGTCTGGTCACCGCCGTCAGCTTCCTGGTCAGCGCGGTGGCTGCGGTCGGCTGGGCGTACGTCGGCGACCGGACCAACCGCAAGCCCCTGCTCATGGTGGGCACGCTGCTGTGGGCGGCGGGCACCGGCGGCAGCGCCCTCGCCGGCGGCTACCTGACGTTCTTCACCGGGCAGTTGGTCGCCGCGGTCGGCCTGGGTGCGGTCGGCTCGGTCGGCTTCTCGGTGGTCACCGACCTGATCTCACCGACCCGGCGCGGGTTGGTGATGAGCTTCTGGGGGCTCTCCCAGGGGGTCGGCACCCTGGCGGGCACCCTCGTCGGAGGGCTGCTCGGTGCCACCGACTGGCGGCGGCCGTTCCTGATCCTGACCGGTGTCGGCCTGGTCGCCACCGTGGCGTACCTGTTCACGTACGACATCCGGCGCGGCCAGAGCGAGCCGGAGTTGGCCGACCGGCTGGACGCCGGCGCCGAGTACGACTACCGGATCAGTCGCGCCGACCTGCCGCGCATCCTGGCCCGACGTACCAACCGGTGGTTGATCCTGCAGGGCCTCACCGCGCAGGCCGCCTTCGGGTCCCTGGTGTGGTTGCCGGTGCTCTTCGCCGAACGGGCCGAGGCGCAGGGTTACTCGACGTCCACGGCGGTGGTGGTGGGCAGCGTCTTCGCCACGCTGTTCCAACTCGGCGGGGTGCTCTCCATCGTCGGTGGGCTGGTCGGTGACGCGCTGCAGCGGCGTACCCCGAGAGGCCGGGCCCTGGTCGCCGCGATCGGCATCCTCGCGGCGTTGCCGTTCTACCTGGTGTTGTTCTTCGTCCCGGTGACGATCGACGTGCCGGACGGCGCGGGCGGCGGCGCGGTCGTCGGCGCGGTGCTGGCCAGCGTGTTCTCCGAGCCGTCGGTGGGGCTGAGCCTGCTCACCGCGATCGTGGCGCTCGCGCTGACCTCGGCCAACTCGCCGAACTGGTTCGCGCTGATCGCCGACGTCAACCCACCGGAGCACCGGGGCACGGTCTACAGCCTGGGCAACCTGGTCAACGGGGTCGGTCGCGCGGCCGGCAACGGGCTGGTCGGGGTGGCGTTCCAGGCCCTGCGGGCGGCCTTCCCGCCGCCGTTGAACTTCGCCGTCGGGCTGGCCGCGTTCCAGCTCTTCTTCATTCCCACCGGTGTCATGTACTGGCTCGCGTCGCGAACCTCACCAACCGACATCGAGAACGTGCACGACCTCCTACACACCCGAGCCGACCGCCTTTGACAGCCCGCCCGCGCTCCGCGCCTCAAGATTCGCGCAACATCAGGGAAACTGCTGCCTCGGGCGAGCAGGAGGGGCCAACATCCCTGATGTTGCGCGGATCTTGGCCCCTCCCAGGCTCGGGTCAGGCGGAGCGCAGCCAGACCGTGACGTCGGTGGGGACCGCGCCGTCGTCGTCGAACGGGGCGCTGGTGGTCAGCACCTCGGCACCGGCCGGGACCGGCACCGCGGCCTCACCGAAGTTGGTCAACACGGTCAGCTCACCGTTGCGGAAGGTCAGCACCTCGTCGCCGGAGGACAACCATTCGAGGGTGCCGCGACCCAGCCCGTGAGCGCGGCGCAGCCGTAGCGCCGTGCGGTACAGCTCGTACGTCGAGCCGGGCACGTCGCGCTGGCGGTCCAGCGCGTACTCCGCCCAGAGCGACGGTTGCGGCAGCCAACTCGCGTCGGTGGGCCCGAAGCCGTACGACGGGGCGTCCGCCTCCCACGGGATCGGCACCCGGCAGCCGTCCCGGCCGCGCTGGGTGTGCCCGGTACGCGCCCAGGTCGGGTCCTGGCGGGCCTCGTCCGGCAGGGTGGTGTGCTCGGGTAGCCCCAGCTCCTCACCCTGGTAGAGGTACGCCGAGCCGGGCAGGGCGAGCATGAGCAGGGTGGCCGCTCGGGCCCGGCGCAGGCCGAGCGCGGCGTCCGGCTGCGGGTCGCCGATGCCGATGCCGTTGGGCCGGCCACCGCTGATCGGCAGGCCGAGGCGGGACGCGTGCCGCACCACGTCGTGGTTGGACAGCACCCAGGTGGTCGGTGCGCCGACCGAGTCGGTCGCCTCCAACGAGCGGGTGATCACCGCGTACTGGGCGGGTGCGGTCCACGCGGCGAGCAGGTACTCGAAGTTGAACGCCTGGTGCATCTCGTCCGGCCGGACGTAGCGGGCCAGCCGCTCGGCCGGCTCCACCCACGCCTCGGCGACCAGCACCCGCTCGCCGGGGTAGCTGTCCAGGACCTGCCGCCACTGCCGGTAGATCTCGTGCACGCCCTCCTGGTCCCACATCGGTGGGCGCGGCTTGTCGATCTCGTTGCCGGAGAGGATCTCCTGCGGTTCCTGCCAGTCGGCCAGGTCGGCCTGCTTGACCAGCCCGTGCGCCACGTCGACCCGGAAGCCGTCCACCCCACGGTCCAACCAGAACCGGAGCACGTCCAGGAACTCCGCGTGCACCTCCGGGTTGTCCCAGTTGAGGTCCGGCTGGCCGGTGTCGAACAGGTGCAGGTACCACTGGCCGGGCCGCCCGTCCGGGTCGACGGTGCGGGTCCAGGCGGGGCCGCCGAAGACGCTCTGCCAGTCGTTCGGCGGCTGCTCACCGGCCGGGCCGACGCCGTCGCGGAAGACGTACCGGGACCGTTCCGGGCTGCCGGGCGGGGTGAGCAGGGCCTCCTGGAACCAGCGGTGTGCCGAGGAGGTGTGGTTCGGCACCAGGTCCACGATCACCCGCAGGCCGCGGGACCGGGCCTCGGCGATCAGCTTGTCCGCGTCGGCGAGGCTTCCGAACAGCGGGTCGACGTCGCGGTAGTCAGCCACGTCGTAGCCGGCGTCGGCCTGCGGCGACGGATAGAACGGGGAGAGCCACACCGCGTCCACGCCCAGCTCGACCAGGTGGTCGAGGCGGGCGGTGATGCCGGGAAGGTCACCGATGCCGTCACCGTCCGAGTCGGCGAACGAGCGGGGGTAGATCTGGTAGATGGTCGCCTCGGTCCACCAGCCGGTGGCCGGGTGGCCGGAGGGGCTCTGCTGCGTCGGATCGGTGTTCAGGGTCTTCTCCCGTGTCGCGCTGTGGTCAGGTTTTCAGTGTGCCCGGGGTGGTGCGGTCGACTCCCGAACCACCAGGCGAGTGGGCAGGATCACCGATGTGTCGCAGTCGGCGCTCTGCTGGCCCGGGATGGGGCCCGGGGGTCGGGTCTCGAGGGGGTCGAGCAGCATCCGGGCGGCCAGTCGGCCCTGCTCGGCGGCGGGCTGGGCGATGGTGCTGAGCCCGAGCATGCCGGCCAGGTCATGGTCGTCGATGCCGATGACACTGACGTCGTGTGGCACCCGCAGCCCGGCGTCGCGCAGCGCGGTCATCGCGCCCATCGCCATCTCGTCGCAGGCGGCGACGATCGCGGTGGGTGGGTCGCCGCGGGCCAGCAACTCGACGGTGGCCCGGGTGCCGCCGTCGATGGTGAAGGTGGACTCGACGTCGAGGCGCGGATCGGGCCGCAGACCCGCGGCCCGCAACTCCGCCTGGTAGCCCCGGCGGCGGTCGAGGTGGGTGGTGAACGCCAACT
This window harbors:
- the xylB gene encoding xylulokinase; amino-acid sequence: MPLVAGVDSSTQSCKVVIRDAETGALLRQGRAAHPDGTEVDPEAWWQALRSAADEAGGLADVAAISVAGQQHGMVCLDEDGRVVRPALLWNDTRSADAAADLVEEAGGGAAGRRFWAEATGSVPVASFTLTKLRWLARHEPEQAARVAAVCLPHDWLTWRLAGTPGLGALRTDRGDASGTSYWSPATGEYRLDLLEQGFGRRLIVPEVLGPAESAGKLADDLGGPGGALLGAGTGDNAAAALGVGAGPGDVIVSIGTSGTVFSVADVPAGDESGAVAGFADASGRFLPLVATLNAARVLDAAAAMLGVSLDELADLALSAPAGAGGLVMVPYLEGERTPNRPLATGAMHGLTLRTSTPAHLARAAVEGMLCALADGLDALTAQGATARRVILVGGGARSAAVRRIAPQVFGCPVVVPPAGEYVADGAARQAAWVALGGPTPPVWAVEGTEEYAAEPVPAVREQYAAARGLVLDRR
- a CDS encoding MFS transporter; this encodes MTVTSGGSGRCPHGRGGGPAHRLYSVVVFVLLASLDNVAIGLVPPLYGPISDAFDVSGRLLGLVTAVSFLVSAVAAVGWAYVGDRTNRKPLLMVGTLLWAAGTGGSALAGGYLTFFTGQLVAAVGLGAVGSVGFSVVTDLISPTRRGLVMSFWGLSQGVGTLAGTLVGGLLGATDWRRPFLILTGVGLVATVAYLFTYDIRRGQSEPELADRLDAGAEYDYRISRADLPRILARRTNRWLILQGLTAQAAFGSLVWLPVLFAERAEAQGYSTSTAVVVGSVFATLFQLGGVLSIVGGLVGDALQRRTPRGRALVAAIGILAALPFYLVLFFVPVTIDVPDGAGGGAVVGAVLASVFSEPSVGLSLLTAIVALALTSANSPNWFALIADVNPPEHRGTVYSLGNLVNGVGRAAGNGLVGVAFQALRAAFPPPLNFAVGLAAFQLFFIPTGVMYWLASRTSPTDIENVHDLLHTRADRL
- a CDS encoding glycoside hydrolase family 13 protein, translating into MNTDPTQQSPSGHPATGWWTEATIYQIYPRSFADSDGDGIGDLPGITARLDHLVELGVDAVWLSPFYPSPQADAGYDVADYRDVDPLFGSLADADKLIAEARSRGLRVIVDLVPNHTSSAHRWFQEALLTPPGSPERSRYVFRDGVGPAGEQPPNDWQSVFGGPAWTRTVDPDGRPGQWYLHLFDTGQPDLNWDNPEVHAEFLDVLRFWLDRGVDGFRVDVAHGLVKQADLADWQEPQEILSGNEIDKPRPPMWDQEGVHEIYRQWRQVLDSYPGERVLVAEAWVEPAERLARYVRPDEMHQAFNFEYLLAAWTAPAQYAVITRSLEATDSVGAPTTWVLSNHDVVRHASRLGLPISGGRPNGIGIGDPQPDAALGLRRARAATLLMLALPGSAYLYQGEELGLPEHTTLPDEARQDPTWARTGHTQRGRDGCRVPIPWEADAPSYGFGPTDASWLPQPSLWAEYALDRQRDVPGSTYELYRTALRLRRAHGLGRGTLEWLSSGDEVLTFRNGELTVLTNFGEAAVPVPAGAEVLTTSAPFDDDGAVPTDVTVWLRSA